A window of Salmo trutta chromosome 5, fSalTru1.1, whole genome shotgun sequence contains these coding sequences:
- the LOC115194827 gene encoding ladderlectin-like: MFVKTTRSWPEAERNCVSLGDKLVSVPNVVKYLGANLSSVHSSAEEEFLQALVLVKTVGFPPTWIGGFYSVKDRRWFWSDGSDFDHQNWAKGRPGNVGAGETCIHINFGGQKRWNNALCGRSLPSVCSLRLLPLRQTIH, encoded by the exons ATGTTTGTAAAGACTACAAGGAGCTGGCCTGAAGCAGAG CGGAACTGTGTGTCCCTTGGTGATAAACTGGTGTCTGTACCCAACGTTGTGAAGTACCTTGGCGCAAACCTGTCATCTGTGCACAGCTCCGCGGAGGAGGAGTTTCTACAGGCTTTGGTCTTGGTCAAGACTGTTGGTTTCCCTCCTACCTGGATTGGTGGATTTTATTCTGTTAAG GACAGGCGGTGGTTCTGGAGCGATGGCTCTGACTTTGATCACCAGAACTGGGCAAAAGGAAGGCCCGGCAATGTTGGTGCCGGAGAGACTTGTATtcatatcaactttggag GTCAAAAGCGCTGGAACAATGCTTTATGTGGAAGGAGCTTGCCCTCGGTGTGCTCCCTGAGACTCCTGCCGCTTCGCCAGACTATACATTAA